Below is a genomic region from Timaviella obliquedivisa GSE-PSE-MK23-08B.
CGCACTGGCAGATTGAGAATCGGCTGCATTGGGTCAAAGATGTGGTGTTGAAAGAGGATGAATCGCCCCTCTGTGATGGCAATGCCCTGGTCAATTTTGGAATTGTCCGCACTTTCGGAGTCAATCTTTTTCGGCTGAATGGGTTTGATTCCATCACGAAAGGACTACCGTTCTTAGCGCATGATGTCAGGAAACTATTTTCCTTCTTTCAATAGATCAGCCCTGCGTGGTTAAGGGGGGTTTAAGGTACTTTACTTTTTCCATCCTCAAAAATAAAGTATGGCAAGTTGCTACATAGGACAAATTCTTAAGAGAATTTGTCCTATGTAGTTTAGGATATATGACTAAAAAGGGGTCAGAAGATGCCGATCGCCCTCATAGGTTTAATAAGTGACGCTTAGTATGCCTGTCACAACCAACCTTTTGAAATGCTTAGATGACCTTTTCTACTAAAATGAGCAAATTCTACTAGCTAACCTAGATCAGCCCCGGGTAGTTGGAGAGGACAAGACATTTTGTGAAACTAGATAAAAGGTAGGTTTTTGTGAATTTCCAATCGGTTATTGCTACGTTGCATCAGTTCTGGAGCGATCGCAACTGCATCATTGTTCAGCCCTACGATACAGAAAAGGGGGCTGGTACAATGAGTCCACATACTTTTCTACGGGCTATTGGACCAGAGCCTTGGGCTGTAGCATATGTTGAACCTTGTCGTAGACCTACAGATGGACGATATGGGGAAAATCCAAACCGTTATCAATCCTATTATCAGTACCAAGTTTTAATTAAGCCTTCGCCTGAGAACATTCAAGACATTTATCTAGACTCGTTGCGGGCTTTAGGAATTCGTCCTGAAGACCACGACATTCGATTTGTAGAAGATAATTGGGAATCACCGACGTTAGGAGCTTGGGGGGTAGGGTGGGAGGTCTGGCTAGATGGAATGGAGGTGACTCAGTTTACCTATTTTCAGCAGTGCGGTGGAATTGATTGTCGCCCAGTGTCTATTGAAATCACGTATGGGCTAGAGCGATTAACGATGTATTTGCAGGAGGTCGATGCTTTTACTAAGATTCAATGGAACGAGCAGGTGACCTATGGCGATGTTCATCTTCAAGGAGAGATTGAACACTCTATTTATAACTTTGAGGCATCAAACGCAGAGATGCTGTTCAACTTGTTCGGTCTATATGAACAGGAAGCAAGACAGCTAATTGAGAAGAAATTAGTTTTGCCTGCTCAAGATTATGTATTGAAGTGCTCTCATACCTTTAACTTATTAGATGCTAGAGGTGTCATTTCTGTGACAGAGCGAACACGCTATATCGGGCGAATTCGTACTTTGGCGCGACACATAGCTGGGCTATATTTGGGACAGCGAGAAGAGCTAGGATTTCCACTACTAAAAGATAATGAAGGAAAAGCTGCTTAGTAGGTTTAGTGAACAGAAAAGGAGGGTAGTTGCAGTTAAGATTAACTTTTCAGTCTCTTAAGGTACAACTACTCCTCCGCAGCATTCATTCACCTGTTCATTTAAGTTACTCGTAGGGTTTGTCGATTCTGTTATGTCGATGTGAAGTTTAGATGACAAGTTGAGTTAGGAGTTTATGCGGGCTAAAAGATAAATCTTAGAGCAGGATAAGGCGATCGTTCCTCTCTAAAAAATTCACATTTTTGAAATCACCCTGACATTTCTTTGCCATATGGGCTAAGTATTCTAGCTA
It encodes:
- the glyQ gene encoding glycine--tRNA ligase subunit alpha, encoding MNFQSVIATLHQFWSDRNCIIVQPYDTEKGAGTMSPHTFLRAIGPEPWAVAYVEPCRRPTDGRYGENPNRYQSYYQYQVLIKPSPENIQDIYLDSLRALGIRPEDHDIRFVEDNWESPTLGAWGVGWEVWLDGMEVTQFTYFQQCGGIDCRPVSIEITYGLERLTMYLQEVDAFTKIQWNEQVTYGDVHLQGEIEHSIYNFEASNAEMLFNLFGLYEQEARQLIEKKLVLPAQDYVLKCSHTFNLLDARGVISVTERTRYIGRIRTLARHIAGLYLGQREELGFPLLKDNEGKAA